The following coding sequences are from one Paenibacillus sp. FSL R5-0912 window:
- the fabD gene encoding ACP S-malonyltransferase — MHSEMVFMFSGQGSQYNKMGLELYENQPVFRQAMEQLDRIFHDLTGKSVIEELYLNTKRKGSRFEDILYTHPAIFMVQYALAETLKAEGMTPRYTLGVSLGEYVALAVAGVLTAEQALELIVKQVELLKKTCKTGAMIAILDNEQLYHGNAELNTRSELIAVNFEKHFTIACKREHVKEIQQFIKERNIASLKLPVNYAFHSASIDELEEPYRTYLQKIDYKTPARGVRLVSAMTGGSVQAVGESFLWDVLRKPMNFRGALESLSSGGERLFLDLGPSGTLENFSKYILEQPQARQVRSVITPMGSELKKLNEIVAEYGQMNLKKEAWEAKMKMKSYLFPGQGAQFMGMGGTLFKEFPEYTAIADRVLGYSIEELCLKNSSRLLDTTAYTQPALYVVNVLSYLKELRDSGEAPDFVAGHSLGEYSALYAAGVFDFETGLKIVQKRGALMNTATGGGMAAVIGLTEEAIHRILADHRLDKLDVANLNTPTQIALSGLMEDVQAAKEIFEQNGASAYVVLNVSGAFHSRYMRSSALQFQEFLSQFEFAPPSIPVIANLTARPYSVGDAVHYMTEQMVSSVKWSESVRYLMGRHPEMELTQIGPGHVIAGLVSKIKREAEPLIVDDAAEARLLFAESASTAEAETAPETAESDAAIEALNTAEPAVVEAPAADFTVEPEPVQTQEEALVQTAFTGTRLGSAAFKQRYGLDYAYLLGGMNDGISSSELVVQAGKTGCLAFLGAGGMKPAELADAIRHIRRELGNSKSIGVAVTYHPIYPNREEELIDLLLREKIQLVEASSYLTLTPALVKYRLLGLTRAEDGSVRRANRIIAKVSRPDIATLFMLPAPARIVDKLLADRQITAEQAELARLVPVADDLCAAGDSAGPTDQANLISLLPTLLRLKKELSRTFAPVQEMHIGAAGGIGTPEAAAGVFLMGADFILTGSINQCTVESGASPEVKELLEQVNVYDMAYVPSLELFELGGKAQVLKKGLFFSARANKLYELYRNTGSIAQLDSKTKSQLEDKYFGQPMTDVLEVCKRGMSAEEKAAVQGDSKQQLAAVFKWYIAKGKASAIAGESANKVNYSIMCGPAMGAFNQWVKGTPLEAWRNRRAGEIAVTMMNGAAQIIKGEVLV; from the coding sequence ATGCACAGTGAAATGGTGTTTATGTTCTCCGGGCAAGGCTCGCAATACAACAAAATGGGTCTTGAATTATACGAGAATCAGCCTGTGTTTCGTCAAGCCATGGAACAGCTGGACCGTATTTTTCATGATTTGACCGGCAAAAGCGTAATAGAAGAGCTATATCTCAACACCAAGCGCAAGGGTTCCAGATTCGAGGATATCCTGTATACCCATCCTGCGATCTTCATGGTTCAATATGCGCTGGCGGAGACATTGAAGGCTGAGGGAATGACTCCCCGCTATACGCTGGGGGTTAGCCTGGGGGAATATGTGGCGCTGGCGGTGGCTGGGGTGCTGACGGCTGAGCAAGCGCTGGAGCTTATCGTGAAGCAGGTCGAGCTGCTCAAAAAGACCTGCAAAACCGGTGCGATGATTGCCATTCTGGACAATGAACAGCTGTATCACGGGAATGCGGAGCTGAACACCCGCTCGGAGCTGATTGCTGTGAACTTTGAGAAGCATTTTACAATCGCCTGCAAACGCGAGCATGTCAAAGAGATCCAGCAGTTCATCAAGGAACGTAACATCGCCAGTCTGAAGCTGCCTGTGAACTATGCCTTTCATTCCGCTTCCATCGATGAACTGGAGGAGCCTTACCGTACATATTTGCAGAAGATTGACTATAAGACTCCAGCCCGGGGAGTCCGTCTGGTATCGGCTATGACCGGGGGGAGCGTGCAGGCTGTGGGAGAGTCCTTTTTGTGGGATGTGCTAAGGAAGCCGATGAATTTCCGCGGTGCACTGGAGAGCCTGTCCTCCGGCGGGGAGCGGCTGTTTCTCGACCTGGGTCCGTCGGGTACGCTGGAGAATTTCAGTAAATACATTCTGGAGCAGCCGCAGGCCCGGCAGGTACGCTCTGTGATTACGCCAATGGGCAGCGAGCTGAAGAAGCTGAATGAGATCGTGGCTGAGTATGGGCAAATGAACCTTAAGAAAGAAGCGTGGGAGGCGAAGATGAAGATGAAGTCTTATTTATTCCCGGGACAGGGCGCGCAATTCATGGGTATGGGAGGCACACTGTTCAAGGAGTTCCCCGAATACACCGCGATTGCCGACCGGGTGCTGGGCTACTCCATTGAAGAGCTATGTCTGAAGAACAGCAGCAGGCTGCTGGATACTACCGCTTATACGCAGCCCGCGCTCTATGTCGTTAATGTCTTGTCCTACCTTAAGGAGCTGCGGGATTCCGGGGAGGCTCCCGATTTCGTAGCCGGACACAGCTTAGGCGAGTACAGTGCGCTGTATGCGGCAGGCGTGTTCGATTTCGAGACCGGACTTAAGATTGTGCAAAAGAGAGGCGCGCTCATGAACACGGCGACCGGTGGCGGTATGGCCGCCGTCATCGGGCTGACCGAGGAAGCCATTCACCGGATTCTCGCCGACCACCGCCTCGATAAGCTGGATGTGGCCAACCTGAATACGCCTACGCAGATTGCCCTTTCGGGGCTGATGGAGGATGTGCAGGCCGCCAAAGAGATTTTTGAACAGAATGGAGCTTCTGCTTATGTCGTTCTGAATGTCAGCGGCGCCTTCCACTCCCGGTATATGCGCAGCTCGGCGCTGCAATTTCAGGAGTTCCTCAGCCAGTTCGAGTTCGCTCCGCCCTCTATTCCGGTTATCGCCAACTTGACGGCGCGGCCTTATTCCGTAGGTGATGCCGTACATTACATGACAGAGCAGATGGTCAGCAGCGTGAAATGGTCCGAATCGGTCCGTTACCTCATGGGCAGACACCCCGAAATGGAGCTGACCCAGATCGGCCCGGGTCACGTCATCGCAGGCTTGGTCAGCAAAATCAAACGGGAAGCGGAGCCGCTGATCGTGGATGATGCCGCCGAGGCCCGGCTGTTATTTGCCGAATCGGCATCAACTGCCGAAGCCGAGACAGCGCCGGAAACGGCTGAGTCCGATGCAGCAATTGAAGCTCTGAACACAGCTGAGCCTGCTGTAGTTGAAGCTCCGGCCGCAGATTTCACAGTGGAGCCGGAGCCTGTCCAGACGCAGGAAGAGGCGCTGGTACAGACTGCCTTCACCGGAACCCGGCTCGGAAGCGCGGCATTCAAGCAGCGCTACGGACTGGATTATGCGTATTTGCTGGGAGGGATGAATGACGGAATCTCCTCCTCAGAACTGGTTGTACAGGCTGGCAAGACAGGCTGTCTCGCTTTTCTGGGCGCAGGCGGGATGAAGCCGGCAGAGCTTGCAGATGCCATCCGCCATATCCGCCGGGAGCTGGGGAACAGCAAATCTATTGGGGTTGCCGTAACCTATCATCCGATCTATCCGAACCGGGAAGAGGAGCTGATAGATCTTCTATTGAGAGAGAAGATTCAATTGGTTGAAGCCTCCTCGTACCTCACCCTGACACCGGCGCTTGTAAAGTACCGTTTGCTGGGACTTACGAGAGCGGAGGATGGATCTGTGCGCCGTGCCAACCGGATCATTGCCAAGGTATCCCGGCCGGATATCGCTACACTGTTCATGCTTCCGGCTCCGGCCCGTATCGTGGACAAGCTGCTGGCTGACCGGCAGATTACGGCAGAGCAGGCAGAGCTGGCCCGGTTAGTTCCGGTGGCGGATGATCTTTGCGCAGCAGGTGATTCGGCAGGACCGACCGATCAGGCCAATCTCATCAGCCTGTTGCCGACGCTACTGCGTCTGAAGAAGGAATTGTCCCGTACCTTCGCTCCGGTGCAGGAGATGCACATCGGTGCCGCTGGAGGGATTGGAACCCCGGAAGCTGCAGCTGGCGTATTCCTGATGGGCGCAGACTTTATTTTGACCGGATCGATTAATCAATGCACGGTGGAGAGCGGCGCAAGCCCGGAGGTGAAGGAGCTTCTGGAGCAGGTGAATGTCTACGACATGGCCTATGTCCCTTCCCTGGAGCTGTTCGAGCTGGGCGGCAAGGCCCAGGTGCTCAAGAAGGGGTTGTTCTTCTCGGCAAGAGCCAACAAATTGTATGAGCTGTACCGCAATACCGGCTCTATTGCACAGCTGGACAGCAAGACGAAGTCTCAGCTGGAAGACAAATATTTCGGCCAGCCGATGACGGACGTCCTGGAGGTATGCAAGCGTGGAATGTCTGCGGAGGAGAAAGCAGCTGTCCAGGGTGATTCGAAGCAGCAGCTTGCGGCCGTCTTCAAATGGTATATCGCCAAAGGCAAAGCATCCGCCATCGCCGGTGAATCCGCCAATAAGGTCAATTACAGCATTATGTGCGGTCCGGCCATGGGAGCCTTCAACCAGTGGGTGAAGGGAACACCGCTGGAAGCCTGGAGAAACCGCCGGGCTGGCGAGATTGCCGTCACAATGATGAACGGGGCTGCCCAGATCATAAAAGGAGAGGTTCTCGTATGA
- a CDS encoding MBL fold metallo-hydrolase, translating into MEATYDLFTIKTQCMTFSNYAYLGIDKTSRKAFVVDPSWDVSQMIQILEKQGASLEAVLLTHSHFDHTNMVKKLEMLYHPSVYISRTEADYYRYRCTRLRTVEDMDRIRIGDTQITCLVTPGHTQGSVCYWGEDNLFSGDTVFIEGCGLCDSEGGSAEDMYYSIHRLIRLIPAHVRVFPGHSFGDPPGKEMSYLYKRNLYFQIDDINHFVKYRNRKNNARVFDFK; encoded by the coding sequence ATGGAAGCAACGTATGATCTGTTTACCATCAAAACGCAGTGTATGACTTTTTCTAACTACGCTTATCTCGGAATTGACAAGACCTCCCGTAAAGCTTTTGTTGTTGATCCGTCCTGGGATGTATCGCAGATGATTCAGATTTTGGAGAAGCAGGGCGCTTCCCTGGAGGCTGTACTGCTGACGCATTCTCATTTCGATCACACCAATATGGTCAAAAAACTGGAAATGCTCTATCACCCATCGGTCTATATTTCCAGAACAGAGGCGGACTACTACAGATACCGCTGCACCCGGCTCAGAACCGTTGAAGACATGGACCGGATACGTATCGGTGACACCCAGATTACTTGTCTGGTGACTCCCGGGCATACGCAGGGAAGTGTCTGCTACTGGGGTGAAGACAACCTTTTCTCCGGGGATACGGTATTTATCGAAGGCTGCGGCTTATGCGACAGCGAGGGGGGCTCGGCAGAGGATATGTATTACAGCATCCACCGGCTGATCCGGCTGATTCCGGCACATGTGCGTGTTTTCCCGGGCCATTCCTTCGGCGATCCGCCGGGCAAAGAGATGAGCTATCTCTATAAAAGAAATCTGTATTTCCAAATCGATGACATCAATCATTTTGTGAAATACAGGAACAGAAAGAACAATGCCAGAGTTTTTGATTTCAAATAA
- a CDS encoding alpha/beta fold hydrolase — protein sequence MSTYSRMQLLKLVENQQMSPEEALKIIRENSQRPAGQPQHQPQPPIQEDPLNAVPGDRQDLGSQLNKLLVEGVATLLKVPAGKIHPDADWKSFGFDSISFTAFHSYLTEKLGFSFPLDVFFEYSTIHTLTGFLLTQTSGADVSFSGEPAVQPTGHLPSQSPAETGQLIPARQDFLWLVNSADTFFLDFWSKLADSSINAPGTGYPPLSTAELDSVPHKYIQLLVNTSAGQKMEVVISGQGKPLVIVGGVGMASPMILHQLDYFSSRCRVISIHNPGCGLSEDIDNYSLEHRVKVIAEVLDNLGVSGPVDFVGISWGGLVGQTFSVEYPERVSSLILVSSIYEIVNENPQMNADAAMKKDLEAVERGLDSLELMEYGKSINKQIFTKYMEYYLPGNHKSYSTIQLIGRIQVPVLIVYGKNDTIINTRQSKEMAVAIPGARCVEMEDAAHFLFMTHHEQLHRAMEEFIFRPEAEPFSLRDSYAQILDAEQLRRAELNIRGIEGYEGLEERLNELCMSYAYRYIRQCGLDTTPGTIHDRTEWVKRLKILPGYTKLLDCMIDMLAEDGVVKLLNSRVKFIKAEAEIPQPQELYEACLQDFPEFRGMLQFLDYCTGNYKDALSGRVPPVSVLFPKGSSDALERSNRDTVEHGRERVYARVVHDILSMLISRDGGGGPLNILEVGGGTGLLTRQLLDLAELPNVNYYFTDIGEYFINKAKDEPEFTSLRFKTFDISKNPAEQGLALYSFDVVLGLNVVHATKDIGGTLANLRQLLVPDGLMLLIEACKRLRWVDMVWGLAEGWWMFEDRSLRDKSPIIDPYAWEKVFTNAGYQDIQVFPGDDERRFMADCVLVAAHKR from the coding sequence ATGAGCACCTATTCGAGAATGCAGTTGTTAAAGCTGGTGGAGAACCAGCAAATGTCTCCGGAGGAAGCATTGAAGATCATCAGGGAGAACAGTCAGCGTCCTGCAGGCCAGCCACAGCATCAGCCGCAGCCGCCGATTCAGGAGGATCCGCTTAACGCGGTTCCTGGGGACCGGCAGGATTTGGGCTCGCAATTGAACAAGCTCCTGGTGGAGGGAGTAGCCACGCTGCTTAAGGTACCGGCGGGCAAAATCCACCCGGATGCCGACTGGAAAAGCTTTGGGTTTGATTCCATCAGCTTCACGGCCTTTCACAGCTATCTGACAGAGAAGCTGGGATTCAGCTTTCCCCTGGATGTCTTCTTTGAATACAGCACAATCCACACCTTAACCGGGTTTCTACTGACCCAAACCTCCGGTGCAGACGTCAGCTTCAGCGGGGAGCCTGCTGTACAGCCAACGGGCCACCTGCCTTCTCAAAGCCCCGCTGAGACTGGGCAATTGATCCCTGCCCGGCAGGATTTCCTGTGGCTGGTCAACAGTGCAGATACCTTTTTCCTCGACTTCTGGAGCAAGCTTGCCGACTCCTCCATCAACGCTCCCGGGACGGGTTATCCTCCGCTGTCCACTGCTGAGCTGGATAGCGTCCCGCACAAATACATCCAGCTGCTGGTGAATACCTCGGCCGGTCAGAAGATGGAGGTAGTAATCTCCGGTCAGGGCAAGCCGCTGGTCATTGTCGGAGGTGTGGGTATGGCTTCGCCGATGATTCTGCATCAGCTCGATTATTTCTCAAGCCGCTGCCGGGTCATCAGTATCCATAATCCGGGCTGCGGACTCAGTGAGGATATTGACAATTACTCGCTGGAGCACAGGGTCAAGGTGATTGCGGAGGTGCTGGACAATCTGGGAGTGAGTGGGCCGGTGGATTTTGTCGGCATTTCCTGGGGGGGACTCGTCGGGCAAACGTTCAGCGTGGAGTATCCGGAGCGGGTTTCCAGCCTGATCCTGGTCAGCTCCATCTATGAAATCGTCAATGAGAATCCGCAAATGAATGCCGACGCAGCGATGAAGAAGGATCTTGAAGCAGTCGAGCGGGGACTGGATTCCCTGGAGCTGATGGAATACGGGAAGAGCATCAACAAGCAGATTTTCACGAAGTACATGGAATATTATCTGCCCGGCAATCACAAAAGCTACTCGACCATCCAGCTGATCGGCCGCATTCAGGTGCCTGTACTGATCGTTTATGGCAAGAACGACACCATCATCAATACCCGGCAATCCAAGGAAATGGCAGTTGCAATTCCGGGGGCCCGCTGCGTTGAAATGGAAGATGCCGCCCACTTCCTGTTCATGACGCATCATGAGCAGCTGCACCGGGCGATGGAAGAGTTCATCTTCCGGCCGGAGGCTGAACCCTTCAGCCTGCGGGACAGCTATGCGCAAATTCTGGATGCTGAGCAATTGCGTAGAGCAGAGCTGAATATACGGGGAATCGAAGGCTACGAGGGACTGGAAGAGCGTCTGAATGAGCTGTGCATGAGCTATGCCTACCGTTATATCAGGCAGTGCGGTCTCGACACCACTCCCGGCACGATTCATGACCGGACAGAGTGGGTGAAGCGGCTGAAGATCCTCCCCGGGTATACCAAGCTGCTGGACTGCATGATCGACATGCTGGCAGAAGACGGTGTAGTGAAGCTGCTGAACAGCCGCGTCAAATTCATCAAGGCCGAAGCGGAGATTCCCCAGCCGCAGGAGCTGTATGAGGCCTGTCTGCAGGATTTCCCTGAGTTCCGGGGGATGCTCCAGTTCCTGGATTATTGCACCGGCAATTATAAGGATGCGCTTAGCGGACGGGTCCCTCCGGTCAGCGTGCTGTTCCCTAAGGGCAGCTCTGACGCCCTGGAGCGGAGCAACCGGGATACCGTGGAGCATGGCAGGGAACGGGTCTATGCCCGGGTGGTGCATGATATTCTCTCCATGCTGATCTCCAGGGATGGAGGCGGCGGGCCGCTTAATATCCTTGAGGTCGGCGGCGGAACCGGACTCTTGACCCGGCAGCTGCTGGATCTGGCAGAACTCCCGAATGTGAACTACTATTTCACCGATATCGGCGAGTATTTTATTAACAAGGCGAAGGATGAGCCCGAATTCACTTCCCTGCGCTTTAAGACTTTTGATATCAGCAAAAATCCGGCGGAGCAGGGCCTGGCACTGTACAGCTTTGATGTTGTGCTCGGGCTGAATGTGGTTCATGCCACTAAAGATATCGGCGGAACGCTGGCTAATCTGCGGCAGCTGCTTGTGCCGGATGGTCTGATGCTGCTGATTGAGGCCTGCAAACGCCTGCGCTGGGTGGATATGGTCTGGGGGTTGGCGGAAGGCTGGTGGATGTTCGAGGACCGGAGCCTGCGCGATAAATCTCCGATTATTGACCCGTATGCCTGGGAGAAAGTATTCACGAATGCCGGTTATCAGGACATTCAGGTCTTCCCTGGCGACGATGAACGGCGCTTTATGGCCGACTGTGTTCTTGTCGCAGCGCATAAAAGGTAA